A window from Primulina huaijiensis isolate GDHJ02 unplaced genomic scaffold, ASM1229523v2 scaffold39461, whole genome shotgun sequence encodes these proteins:
- the LOC140969020 gene encoding rust resistance kinase Lr10-like — protein sequence MPTNPVFIFLVSFFPFFGAGNDECLPTRCRKDGPKFQFPFRHKYLQPQHCGYSPAFDLYCDEEKKETVLELPFSAKVMVHEIDYVFQTVNIYDPERCLLQKILNLSASPFQFPNYYSLVDYILFNCSSPPSPFLDNIHCYSDSKYQAFAVPIDTSLIEDPYLLSSCTKLHKISSVPRQMIYEQDLTLNWSKPACGQCESQGKLCSYKNYTRGHQLRCVDKPYTKQDRSNTARLAGATLGSCLSALILVALYLLYSSIRADKKNKEKIEIFLEDYRALKPTRFSYTDVRKMTNEFSEKLGQGSYGIVYKGMLSNDIYVAVKVLHNFQGNGEEFINEVATIGKIHHVNVVRLVGFCADGFKRALIYEFLPNESLERFIFQEGRKKNSLDPTRLHDIALGIAKGIEYLHEGCEKQILHFDIKPHNILLDHNFHPKICDFGLAKLCSKEQSAVSMTAARGTMGYIAPEMLSRTFGKVSYKSDVYSFGMLLLEMVGGRKNVDNSVNNSQVYFPQWIYNHLNQGDEILMHIEEEGDETKIARKLTIVGIWCIQWYPADRPSMKAVVQMLERDGDNLTVPPNPFPVTNDTNSATRVSGRRYQPELEIISETK from the exons ATGCCCACCAACCCCGTCTTTATATTTTTGGTATCATTCTTTCCATTTTTTGGAGCTGGAAACGACGAATGTCTCCCTACCAGATGCAGGAAAGATGGCCCCAAATTTCAGTTTCCCTTCAGACACAAATATCTACAGCCACAACATTGTGGTTATAGCCCTGCTTTTGATTTATATTGCGACGAGGAGAAAAAGGAGACAGTGCTTGAACTGCCTTTCTCAGCAAAGGTTATGGTTCATGAAATTGATTATGTATTTCAAACAGTTAATATTTATGATCCAGAAAGATGTCTTCTTCAAAAGATACTAAATCTATCCGCCTCGCCATTCCAATTCCCGAATTACTACAGCTTAGTTGACTACATACTGTTCAATTGTTCTTCTCCGCCTAGTCCTTTTTTAGACAACATTCATTGTTATAGTGATTCCAAATACCAAGCCTTCGCTGTTCCGATCGACACTTCTCTAATCGAGGatccttatttgttgagttcaTGCACCAAGCTTCATAAAATTTCATCCGTTCCACGGCAGATGATATATGAACAGGACCTCACGTTGAATTGGTCTAAACCAGCATGTGGCCAGTGTGAATCTCAAGGAAAATTGTGCAGCTACAAAAATTATACAAGAGGCCATCAGCTTAGGTGTGTTGACAAACCATATACAAAGCAAG ATCGATCAAACACAGCGAGGCTTgcag GTGCAACCTTGGGTTCCTGTCTTTCTGCGTTAATTCTAGTAGCTCTCTACCTTCTTTACAGCTCAATCAGAGcagacaaaaaaaataaagagaagattgaaatttttttggaaGATTATAGAGCTCTTAAACCTACTAGATTCTCTTACACTGATGTAAGGAAGATGACCAATGAGTTTAGTGAAAAATTGGGTCAGGGAAGTTATGGTATTGTTTATAAAGGAATGCTGTCCAATGACATTTATGTTGCAGTAAAGGTCCTCCATAACTTTCAGGGAAATGGTGAGGAATTCATAAATGAAGTTGCTACGATTGGAAAAATTCATCACGTCAATGTTGTCCGCCTGGTGGGCTTTTGTGCTGATGGATTTAAACGAGCTCTCATTTATGAATTTCTACCAAACGAATCACTTGAGAGGTTCATCTTTCAAGAGGGCCGGAAGAAAAATTCCCTGGATCCGACAAGGCTTCATGATATAGCTCTAGGGATAGCCAAAGGGATCGAATATCTTCATGAGGGATGTGAGAAACAGATCCTCCACTTTGATATCAAGCCACATAACATCTTGTTAGACCATAATTTCCACCCAAAGATCTGTGATTTTGGCCTCGCTAAGCTGTGTTCCAAGGAACAAAGTGCCGTATCAATGACAGCTGCGAGGGGAACAATGGGATACATAGCACCTGAGATGTTGTCAAGGACATTTGGCAAAGTATCCTACAAGTCAGATGTTTATAGCTTTGGAATGCTGTTGCTTGAAATGGTTGGAGGGAGGAAGAATGTAGATAATTCGGTAAATAATAGTCAAGTGTACTTTCCTCAATGGATTTATAATCATTTAAATCAAGGAGATGAAATATTAATGCATATCGAGGAAGAAGGTGATGAAACTAAGATAGCAAGGAAGCTTACAATCGTTGGAATCTGGTGTATTCAATGGTATCCAGCAGATCGTCCGTCCATGAAAGCAGTAGTGCAAATGCTGGAACGAGATGGAGACAATCTCACTGTGCCACCAAATCCATTTCCAGTCACAAACGACACAAACTCTGCTACGAGAGTATCCGGAAGACGTTATCAACCAGAGTTGGAAATCATATCAGAAACAAAGTAA